The following are from one region of the Halictus rubicundus isolate RS-2024b chromosome 15, iyHalRubi1_principal, whole genome shotgun sequence genome:
- the Sano gene encoding CABIT domain-containing protein serrano, whose amino-acid sequence MAATDGQIVVAAARWAEEATYLREFVSKYRLPAVIKITKGQYGGLGVPTLPAPSLQSTALLVSAGRRRKIVAQAVKIKEGRRVVGVGPRLAIPDSYAGYFEILSEEGRAVRGIESVSELCRRCPEEGALVRETVRGIACRVDDDTGMVVPEGTRTLAAGETIVTAGEVSLPGRGRFLRCVDCRGESVLLGMEQRGRFSALAREDNISGVHTARALLSKRLPLTVRLVHGQPPRGLKSSSQFVPELRLLSTFEEEHVFALPLQREGAAVALPLAAPLKLVKARNEEALRSMQEFTRLVERASRLVADVADRAHVLDGRLGESKPSRQTRSGAGFLRRSSTNSDNGPLGHHRNNNGHHHHHHHYHSNGHQASSGHAGYRDENRVPPSACTEEYDEIDQIYDYVRGFAPLPKSVRSPYESPLPATQGNSPPLTPVTVTIAPLLDDRPEPPPIETIPTKKIQAEKRTRRAVKEAPQPRVEKPPLAKLYVKNSGTQRGRPLMRQKSASPLKETPPGYKGGSPLFNIRYKSLTNLQQAMELDGTLDSSHSGGRTSGDSGAGAKLPEKRSRRLSRPRSLTNLVWELRGGSGLGCTRPETPPPTTAAPLPPTKCGPRLAVTVVAPRRVGTLYL is encoded by the exons ATGGCCGCGACGGACGGTCAGATCGTGGTTGCGGCTGCCCGATGGGCCGAGGAAGCGACGTACCTTCGGGAATTTGTGTCCAAGTACCGTCTACCCGCGGTAATCAAGATCACTAAGGGTCAATACGGCGGTCTAGGTGTTCCGACCCTACCGGCGCCGAGTTTGCAGAGCACAGCGTTGTTGGTCTCGGCAGGACGTCGTCGTAAAATCGTAGCCCAAGCAGTGAAGATCAAAGAGGGTCGTCGGGTGGTCGGTGTTGGTCCACGACTTGCAATCCCGGACTCTTACGCCGGCTACTTCGAGATCCTGAGCGAAGAGGGTCGAGCAGTCCGAGGGATCGAGTCGGTCAGCGAGCTATGCCGAAGATGTCCCGAAGAGGGTGCATTGGTTCGAGAGACGGTGCGCGGGATAGCCTGCAGGGTGGACGACGACACGGGGATGGTGGTCCCGGAGGGTACGCGAACTCTGGCGGCTGGGGAGACGATCGTGACGGCGGGCGAAGTGAGTCTACCCGGTCGCGGCCGATTTTTACGCTGCGTGGATTGTCGCGGCGAGAGCGTTCTTCTCGGCATGGAGCAGCGGGGTCGTTTCAGCGCTTTGGCACGCGAGGACAACATCAGCGGCGTGCACACAGCCCGGGCGTTGCTCAGCAAGCGCCTGCCTTTGACGGTGCGACTGGTGCACGGCCAGCCCCCTAGAGGTCTGAAGTCCTCCTCGCAGTTCGTCCCGGAGCTGAGGCTGTTGTCGACCTTCGAGGAGGAGCACGTTTTCGCGCTGCCACTTCAAAGAGAGGGCGCGGCGGTCGCGCTTCCGCTCGCCGCGCCCCTCAAGCTGGTCAAAGCGAGGAACGAAGAAGCCCTCAGGTCTATGCAGGAGTTCACCAGGCTGGTGGAACGCGCTTCCCGGCTGGTAGCCGACGTGGCAGATCGGGCACACGTGTTGGACGGTCGTCTTGGCGAGAGCAAGCCCTCCAGGCAGACCAGAAGCGGAGCAGGCTTCCTCAGGCGGTCGTCCACAAACTCGGACAACGGGCCGCTGGGCCATCACAGGAACAACAACGGACACcatcatcaccatcatcatTACCACAGCAACGGGCACCAGGCGTCCTCGGGACACGCGGGATACCGGGATGAGAATCGCGTTCCTCCTTCGGCTTGCACCGAGGAGTACGACGAGATCGATCAGATTTACGACTACGTTCGCGGGTTCGCACCCTTGCCGAAGAGCGTCAGGTCCCCTTACGAAAGTCCGCTGCCCGCTACACAAGGGAACAGTCCGCCTCTCACGCCGGTCACCGTCACGATTGCGCCGTTGCTCGACGACAGACCCGAACCGCCGCCTATCGAGACCATCCCGACCAAGAAGATTCAAGCGGAGAAGAGGACAAGACGCGCGGTGAAAGAGGCGCCCCAGCCCAGGGTCGAGAAGCCGCCGTTGGCGAAGCTGTACGTGAAGAACAGCGGCACTCAGAGAGGACGTCCGTTGATGAGGCAGAAGAGCGCGTCGCCGCTCAAGGAGACGCCGCCCGGATACAAGGGAGGATCACCGCTTTTCAACATTCGTTACAAGAGCCTGACCAATCTGCAACAGGCCATGGAGCTGGACGGGACGCTGGACTCCAGCCATTCTGGAGGGAGGACGTCGGGGGACTCTGGTGCCGGCGCTAAGCTGCCGGAAAAAAG ATCGCGGCGTCTGAGCAGACCGCGTTCACTGACGAACCTAGTATGGGAGCTACGCGGCGGAAGTGGATTAGGCTGCACCAGACCGGAAACCCCGCCGCCAACCACAGCAGCTCCGCTGCCACCGACTAAATGTGGACCACGTCTGGCTGTCACCGTGGTGGCACCGCGACGCGTCGGCACGCTCTACCTCTAA